Proteins encoded by one window of Aspergillus puulaauensis MK2 DNA, chromosome 4, nearly complete sequence:
- a CDS encoding oxidoreductase, short-chain dehydrogenase/reductase family (COG:Q;~EggNog:ENOG410QECW;~InterPro:IPR002347,IPR036291,IPR020904;~PFAM:PF00106,PF13561,PF08659;~go_function: GO:0016491 - oxidoreductase activity [Evidence IEA];~go_process: GO:0055114 - oxidation-reduction process [Evidence IEA]) encodes MSFPYKHCLAIGATSGIGRALASRLIQAGMKVTVVGRRQERLDEFVNSHGHDKASGVAFDIGRLEDIPKFAADVIAKSPDIDCLFLNAGIQNPHDLASAQPFDLASFHEEVKVNFSSFISLVHAFLPYFKKNSHPSSFIFTGSNLAIIPAASLPAYSASKAALNAFTLCLREQLRHSQTSVIEISPPPVQTELHDYMGEEAGRGMGMSLDAFTQQAYEGLVEGKDQIVIGSIGPAETFHGTIDKRRAAFTDLARAMRGGER; translated from the exons ATGTCCTTCCCGTACAAGCACTGCCTGGCCATCGGCGCCACCTCCGGCATAGGCCGGGCGCTGGCATCGAGACTAATCCAAGCAGGAATGAAGGTCACAGTCGTCGGCCGGCGTCAAGAAAGATTAGACGAGTTTGTCAATTCTCACGGGCATGATAAAGCCAGTGGCGTGGCGTTCGATATTGGCCGGCTGGAAGATATTCCCAAATTTGCAGCAGA CGTCATTGCCAAATCCCCCGATATCGACTGTCTCTTCCTGAATGCCGGAATCCAGAATCCCCATGACCTTGCCAGTGCACAGCCATTCGACCTAGCCAGTTTCCACGAGGAAGTCAAGGTCAatttctccagcttcatttCGCTGGTACATGCCTTTTTACCGTATTTCAAGAAGAACTCGCACCCTTCATCGTTTATCTT CACCGGCTCAAACCTCGCCATTATACCCGCAGCCTCTCTCCCTGCATACTCGGCGTCCAAAGCCGCCCTAAACGCCTTCACGCTCTGTCTACGCGAGCAGCTGCGCCATTCGCAAACAAGCGTTATTGAGATATCGCCTCCTCCTGTCCAGA CTGAACTGCACGACTACATGGgtgaagaagctggtcgaGGCATGGGCATGTCCCTCGATGCATTCACACAGCAAGCGTACGAAGGTTTAGTCGAAGGTAAAGACCAGATTGTTATCGGCAGCATTGGGCCCGCAGAGACGTTCCATGGGACTATTGATAAGCGCCGCGCGGCGTTTACGGATTTGGCGAGGGCTATGCGTGGTGGGGAGCGGTGA
- a CDS encoding uncharacterized protein (InterPro:IPR036140,IPR005455;~PFAM:PF00235;~go_function: GO:0003779 - actin binding [Evidence IEA]): MDADEAVYTLIDRGFARAAVYNLTHGDFAGLGGDWQADPSDIQLLIDGFSDPDNAVDRGFTINGFQYTLEVRDETCFYCPSDAGTILFAHKNGGSVVLGEFTTGALSLKDAEVNVKEVAYAMAMKRP, translated from the exons ATGGATGCCGACG AAGCCGTCTATACTCTGATCGACAGAGGGTTTGCCAGAGCAGCGGTATACAACTTGACACACGGCGATTTTGCGGGACTGGGCGGCGACTGGCAA GCAGACCCGTCCGATATCCAGCTGCTCATCGATGGCTTCTCCGACCCGGATAATGCAGTTGACAGAGGATTCACGATAAACGGTTTCCAGTACACCCTGGAGGTCAGAGATGAGACCTGCTTTTACTGCCCGTCG GACGCCGGTACCATCCTATTTGCACACAAGAACGGCGGCTCCGTTGTCCTCGGGGAGTTTACAACCGGCGCTCTCTCCCTGAAAGATGCGGAGGTAAATGTCAAGGAGGTTGCGTATGCAATGGCGATGAAAAGACCGTAA
- a CDS encoding uncharacterized protein (CAZy:PL4;~COG:S;~EggNog:ENOG410Q24U;~InterPro:IPR008979,IPR013784,IPR014718,IPR011013, IPR015364,IPR016590,IPR029413,IPR029411;~PFAM:PF09284,PF14686,PF14683;~SECRETED:SignalP(1-17);~go_function: GO:0003824 - catalytic activity [Evidence IEA];~go_function: GO:0016837 - carbon-oxygen lyase activity, acting on polysaccharides [Evidence IEA];~go_function: GO:0030246 - carbohydrate binding [Evidence IEA];~go_process: GO:0005975 - carbohydrate metabolic process [Evidence IEA]) → MLFWTTILSAAIVAGLTVDETDNGIVVDVEGDDGFVVTIDNTGSISSLQYRDTEYQYSGTLSHIASGLGSDTTVSQTTEGNYAIVSATIKSDEFDLTHYYVFQDGLSAIYMGTNSNSQPSVGELRYIARLVGLPEAYKEGEVSDITGGGDAIEGSDVFVVDGQTRSKFYSSQRFIDDSVYCAYTSDSSVHACFLSDTRSREKSSGGPFFRDIDLNLGSDYHSVTYYMNSGHVQTEAFRTGFFGPYILSFTGSTIPAWSDFDTSFFDDLALDGYVGSSGRGVVAGSVSGTSDSHPAIVHFYNDDYQSWTNASDGSFTSPQLAEGSYTVALYQDELLAANTTVSVSAGATATASLSAGNEIITAERTTIFQIGEYDGTPAGLLNADKQLRMHPSDDRMADWNPTPFVVGTAEDSEFPMAIFTDVNNNFEIQFSLDEEISADTVTVRIATTLAFAGGRPQITLNEDECEAPEAPAEIDSRGVTRGAYRGNGEVYSCDFEKGSLVVGDNSVFISVVSGSSGEEFLSPNVVIDAVEAFY, encoded by the exons ATGTTGTTCTGGACTACCATTCTGTCGGCCGCTATTGTGGCAGGTCTGACTGTCGATGAAACCGACAATGGCATTGTTGTCGATGTTGAGGGTGACGATGGCTTCGTTGTGACTATTGACAACACGGGCTCCATTTCCTCGCTTCAGTACCGGGACACCGAGTATCAGTATTCTGGGACTCTGAGCCACATTGCCTCTGGCCTTGGAAGCGATACGACCGTTTCTCAGACTACCGAAG GGAACTATGCCATTGTCTCGGCCACAATCAAGAGCGACGAGTTTGACTTGACTCATTATTATGTCTTCCAGGATGGCCTCAGTGCAATCTACATGGGCACAAACTCGAACTCGCAACCGTCTGTCGGGGAACTGCGCTACATTGCACGTCTTGTTGGCCTTCCTGAAGCTTATAAGGAGGGCGAAGTGTCCGATATCACCGGCGGTGGAGACGCTATTGAGGGCAGTGATGTATTCGTCGTTGACGGCCAGACGCGCAGCAAG TTCTACTCCTCGCAACGCTTCATCGACGACTCGGTATACTGCGCCTACACCTCCGACAGTAGTGTCCACGCCTGCTTCCTGTCTGACACCCGCTCGCGCGAAAAGTCCTCTGGCGGTCCTTTCTTTAGAGACATCGACCTGAATCTCGGTAGCGACTACCATTCCGTGACCTACTACATGAACTCCGGACACGTACAGACAGAGGCCTTCCGAACGGGCTTCTTCGGCCCTTACATCCTTTCGTTCACGGGCTCCACAATCCCGGCCTGGTCCGACTTCGACActtccttcttcgacgaccTCGCATTAGACGGGTACGTTGGCTCCTCAGGCCGTGGGGTCGTAGCAGGCTCCGTCAGTGGGACATCAGACTCCCACCCTGCCATCGTGCACTTCTACAACGACGACTACCAGTCCTGGACAAACGCCTCTGACGGCTCCTTCACATCCCCTCAACTCGCGGAGGGCTCATACACTGTTGCGCTGTACCAAGACGAACTCCTCGCCGCCAACACAaccgtctccgtctccgccggTGCAACAGCCACAGCCTCCCTATCCGCCGGCAACGAAATCATAACCGCCGAACGCACAACAATCTTCCAAATCGGAGAGTATGACGGAACCCCAGCCGGACTCCTAAACGCAGACAAACAGCTCAGGATGCACCCCTCCGACGACCGCATGGCCGACTGGAACCCCACGCCCTTCGTCGTCGGCACGGCAGAGGACTCGGAGTTCCCCATGGCGATCTTCACAGACGTCAACAATAACTTCGAGATCCAGTTCTCGCTAGACGAGGAGATTTCCGCGGATACCGTTACCGTGCGGATTGCGACGACGTTGGCCTTTGCGGGCGGCAGGCCGCAGATTACCCTGAATGAGGATGAGTGTGAGGCCCCTGAGGCGCCGGCGGAGATTGACTCGCGCGGTGTAACCCGTGGGGCGTATAGAGGCAATGGAGAGGTTTATAGCTGTGATTTTGAGAAGGGGagtttggttgttggtgaCAACTCGGTGTTTATTAGTGTTGTGTCTGGGAGTAGTGGGGAGGAGTTTTTGAGTCCGAATGTG GTtattgatgctgttgaagccTTTTATTAG
- a CDS encoding uncharacterized protein (COG:S;~EggNog:ENOG410PHP8;~InterPro:IPR027450,IPR032852;~PFAM:PF13532;~go_process: GO:0006281 - DNA repair [Evidence IEA]) → MAPKRKNQPSPTPASTRPTKLRRSARNTATPATAPGPSAAADTAETTSESPNIPGADATPHDVETPVTDASMAEGTSADAHPSVLDGAPPAWADDRPSLACTIPWFNSTQAGMYYKDEYCWGLLIDGDCGARSYVDDEVVITRLGGSSEKFKGQLVVKNDQDEKDIRVRCIMNSKKSEQVIGLVIGSQNSLLNRKLPHRFNVMGYFQIAKVWPEKQDGRVFYKVRFEKLDISKKSWWARKGVPDPIPHEQRTMQPVEKVCPSCKTKEMQVYKEGWTCLNRHCGDFWKINGQDINNSMNLMFHDAFLEYRIPPLKCQSNAPVLVPDRLSEISKKEVEEPHFSVSNEAMRGLVCPTCRRCIPRRFWEGWKCTDDSADQAASVAVHTTNKCPFEKRLDIQILSLDEAIGSGPAKARRDSSASSGYLQPETSDTLRAPYTIHIYNVEGAGYIVHFVANREINEGRGGPNDLFKELQETKLGLRRYPLTQAVVQGTLQAQFSVNYGLPYKFVVPSDSLAFNDACDAIHRVLGRLTWATQSAVASKGHTTADPNELLVLGYFEGQKIGYHDDGEDSLGPTIASLSLGAPSTMKIRMKYKYYHGFTKQNQNLLDIDPVLPKCENYEKRLELKEEFYNPPGIEEYKKPPENKEEYEEWKAERFGKGPNAKSEYNKAWGGYSKAWWASRHSIPKKEKRDSPPDLIKMELNHGDMVVMHGEKLQQYFEHAVDVKDSGKLRFAMTARHIKRDMVNERDWPKGDFHLTGDQIYTGG, encoded by the exons ATGGCTCCGAAGCGGAAGAACCAGCCCTCGCCTACTCCTGCGTCTACCCGGCCGACCAAATTACGTCGAAGTGCCCGAAATACCGCCACGCCGGCAACAGCTCCAGGACCATCCGCTGCGGCGGATACTGCTGAAACTACTTCAGAGTCTCCTAATATCCCAGGTGCTGACGCAACTCCCCATGATGTTGAGACCCCTGTTACCGATGCCTCCATGGCCGAAGGCACATCTGCCGATGCCCACCCCTCTGTGCTAGACGGCGCTCCTCCGGCATGGGCTGAT GATCGCCCCTCTCTTGCATGTACTATCCCATGGTTCAACAGTACCCAGGCTGGAATGTACTACAAAGACGAATACTGTTGGGGCCTTCTCATAGACGGGGACTGCGGAGCTCGTTCTTATGTAGATGATGAAGTTGTCATAACTAGACT CGGTGGCAGCAGCGAGAAATTCAAAGGACAGCTTGTCGTGAAGAACGATCAAGACGAAAAGGACATACGCGTTAGGTGCATTATGAACAGCAAGAAAAGCGAACAAGTGATCGGGCTCGTCATAG GGAGTCAGAACAGTCTTTTGAACCGGAAACTTCCTCATCGCTTTAACGTCATGGGCTACTTCCAAATTGCCAAGGTGTGGCCCGAGAAACAGGACGGGCGTGTCTTTTACAAGGTACGCTTTGAAAAGTTGGACATCTCGAAGAAGAGCTGGTGGGCAAGGAAAGGCGTACCTGATCCAATACCACATGAACAGCGCACTATGCAGCCCGTGGAGAAAGTGTGCCCTAGTTGCAAAACGAAAGAAATGCAGGTATACAAGGAAGGATGGACATGTCTGAACAGGCATTGCGGTGACTTCTGGAAGATCAACGGCCAGGATATTAACAATTCTATGAACCTGATGTTCCACGACGCCTTCCTCGAATACCGGATACCCCCTCTGAAATGCCAGTCAAATGCTCCCGTCCTGGTACCAGACCGACTATCTGAGATTTCTAAgaaagaagtggaagagccACACTTCAGCGTTTCAAATGAAGCCATGAGAGGGCTTGTATGCCCTACGTGTCGCAGGTGCATACCACGTCGGTTCTGGGAGGGCTGGAAGTGCACCGACGACTCTGCGGATCAAGCCGCCAGTGTTGCAGTCCATACTACCAACAAGTGCCCATTTGAAAAGCGGCTTGATATCCAGATACTCTCGTTAGACGAAGCGATTGGATCGGGGCCGGCCAAGGCCAGACGCGACTCATCCGCTAGTTCCGGTTATCTTCAACCAGAAACAAGTGACACGCTGCGTGCGCCTTATACgatacatatatataatgtTGAGGGCGCCGGTTACATTGTGCATTTCGTGGCGAATAGGGAGATCAACGAGGGCCGCGGCGGTCCCAATGACCTGTTCAAGGAGCTACAGGAAACCAAGCTTGGGCTTCGACGATACCCTCTAACACAGGCCGTGG TCCAAGGCACGCTCCAGGCTCAGTTTTCTGTCAACTAT GGCCTACCGTACAAATTCGTCGTTCCTTCTGATTCCCTGGCTTTCAATGACGCCTGTGATGCTATACATCGGGTTCTTGGCCGTTTGACATGGGCCACGCAGAGTGCTGTGGCGAGCAAGGGGCATACCACGGCGGATCCCAACGAGCTTCTTGTGTTGGGGTATTTCGAAGGTCAAAAGATAGGC TATCATGACGATGGTGAAGACTCCCTTGGTCCGACAAtcgcctccctctccctcggcgCACCTTCCACCATGAAGATACGAATGAAGTATAAATATTACCATGGCTTTACCAAACAAAATCAGAACCTTCTTGACATAGACCCAGTCCTTCCAAAGTGCGAGAACTACGAAAAACGCCTGGAACTCAAAGAAGAATTCTATAACCCGCCGGGAATCGAGGAGTACAAGAAGCCGCCGGAAAATAAGGAGGAGTACGAAGAATGGAAGGCTGAAAGATTTGGTAAGGGGCCAAATGCTAAAAGCGAATACAACAAGGCGTGGGGGGGATACAGCAAAGCATGGTGGGCATCGCGTCACTCAATTCcaaagaaggagaaacgTGATTCGCCGCCCGATCTGATCAAGATGGAGTTGAATCACGGGGATATGGTGGTTATGCATGGGGAAAAGTTGCAACAGTACTTTGAG CATGCGGTTGATGTGAAGGACAGTGGGAAACTGCGCTTTGCAATGACAGCACGGCATATAAAACGCGACATGGTCAATGAGAGAGACTGGCCGAAAGGAGACTTTCACTTGACAGGAGATCAAATATATACTGGGGGCTGA
- a CDS encoding anticodon-binding domain-containing protein (COG:S;~EggNog:ENOG410PQ8Q;~InterPro:IPR039683,IPR019181;~PFAM:PF09793), translated as MAGAIVPLEAALSGAIGARVRISTNPASSTLEGTLFTACPITNLVAINTADGKQTQAGDYRIIPISRIQSFQIVSLAPSSQTAESTSFSDAVPPLHALDTRALKNREANAVAKIQEGEARRGKGVTREAQDLFDAFSRTMPTRWDGSSIIVADAVIISPTYRVDDCRPLVAGDTAALARVRKVLEMERKKIELRNASATIGSSNAFARSGGVSKDTRNSSNPPPTSGPGAAGPRKGG; from the exons ATGGCGGGCGCAATAGTACCTCTGGAGGCGGCTTTGAGCGGTGCAATCGGTGCGCG CGTTCGCATCAGCACCAATCCAGCCTCGTCCACGCTCGAGGGCACTCTCTTCACAGCTTGCCCAATCACCAACCTCGTCGCCATCAATACCGCCGACGGTAAACAGACCCAAGCGGGGGACTATCGCATTATTCCCATCTCCCGGATACAGTCTTTCCAGATCGTTTCTCTCGCCCCATCCTCCCAGACCGCTGAATCAACCTCCTTCAGCGATGCTGTTCCGCCACTGCATGCCCTGGATACCCGTGCTCTGAAGAACCGGGAGGCCAATGCTGTCGCCAAAATCCAAGAGGGCGAAGCGCGCCGCGGGAAGGGCGTCACACGAGAAGCCCAGGATTTGTTTGATGCATTCAGTCGCACGATGCCCACGAGGTGGGATGGTTCGAGTATCATCGTGGCGGACGCGGTTATTATTTCGCCTACATACCGCGTGGACGATTGCCGGCCACTGGTGGCAGGTGACACAGCGGCCCTTGCTAGGGTACGCAAGGTG CTTGAAATGGAACGCAAGAAGATCGAGCTACGAAACGCTAGCGCCACGATAGGCTCATCCAATGCTTTTGCTCGTTCGGGAGGTGTCTCGAAGGACACCCGCAACTCGAGCAACCCCCCTCCAACTTCCGGgcctggagctgctggacCAAGAAAGGGAGGTTGA